AACTGCCTCTCTATAAAAAATTTGACCACATATGTTTCCTCCAATAGTGATTTTATTTCTTGATGTATAATCAGCAACTTCTTTTGAAGTATCCGCTAATAGCGGAAATAGCCTATTTTCTTCGATTGCGCGTAAACTCAATGTTGAGCCAATGATCAGTTCTTGGTGTTGAAAACCGAATGTATTGCATTCGGGAATCCCTTTTAAATCAATAATCGCATCGGGGTATATAAAATTTAAACGTCCTAATGTTAAAACTTCAGTCCCCCCACCATAATACATAGGTTTTTTTTCTTGTAATTTTAATAATTGATAAAGTTCAATCGCCTCTTTTATCGATCGAGGTTTATAATAATCAAAATTATAAGGTAACATTACGCTCTTCTCCCTCTTTTCCCCCTCCAAATGAGTTCAGGAAGTAATGGCAACTGGTTCAAAGGAATCCCAGCCGCCAAAGATAAACTGTTACCTAAGGCAGCTGGCATACCAAGAAGCCCATGTTCTCCAAGGCCCCTTGCGCCATATGGGGCATCTAATTGTGGTGTTTCAACAAATTCACAGATATATTCAGGGTTTTCTCCATATCTTAGCGGTCTATAGGTTCTGAGTTGAGGGTTCAATACTCTGCCAAGCTGATCGAAATAGAATGTTTCACGCCCACCAAATGCTATGCCCATGCTCATTGCACCCATTATTTGTCCTTCTGCAGTTTTTTGATTCAGAACCTTTCCTGCATCAATGACAGATATTGCCCTTACAATCTTGTAAGTATATTCATTTATGTCATACTCTACTTCTACCCCTTGTGCGCCAACAGTCCATTCAGGACCTGGTCTGCCTGCACCTGTATCGGGATCTAAATTTGTTATATGTGGGATGGTATATTGCCCTCTACCGATGATTTGTCCTCCAATCGTGCTTCCGTCAGGATATGTATACCCATACACTAGCCGTTTGAAAGGAATTTCTATATTCGGTTCCCCTTTCATAAAGACCCTTTCCTGTCCAAGGACGATGTCTTCAATTGGAGCTCGTAATACACAAGAAGCAAGTTTCTTTATTTGTAAAAGAGCATCTTCCGCGGCTTGAATCGCAGCCCTTCCTGCCATTAATGTTCCACGGCTTGCTACCGTTTTCCAATGTTCTGGTGTATTTTGTGTATTTACCTTCAACTGAACGTTTACACGATCAATGGGGACCTTTAATTTATCTGATACAATCTGTGCTAATATCGTTTTCGTTCCTGTACCGATTTCTACTACTCCTGACATAAGGTTTACACTGCCATCAGGATTAAAGGTTAAAATCACACCAGATCCAGCGTTGGTATCGATCGTTGAAGTTTTCCATATACAAGCGATCCCTTTTGCCCTTATAATCTTGTCGTTTATTTTAACTAATTGGCCCTCTTCCCAATTCATTTTTTTCTTAAGCACCTGTATGCATTCAGGAAGATTACCCACCGTGCTCGAATTCAATTTAACTTGTGTTGGGGTGGAGTGCCCTGGGAGGATCGCATTCATTTCACGCAGTTCAAGTGGATCCATTCCAAGCTTTTTTGAAAGAGAATCCATAGTCCGCTCAAAAGCAAACAGAACTTCTGAATGGGCGAAACCTCGATAAGGCGAGGCATATGGATGATTTGTATACATGCAGAGAGAGTCACACCAAATATTTTCTATATTATAAGGTCCGGTGCAATCCACTGCTCCAGCACGGCTTAGATCTGTAGCTTTGTCGGCATATGCTCCCCCGTCCCATAAATACGTCAGCTCTGCGACCTTTAGCAAACCAGATTGTGTACAACCTAATTTAATGGTAGCATCTAATCCAATATGACAAGGTGATGTCAAAATATCCTCTTCACGACTATTTTCAACTTTTACTAGCCTGCCATTAACGGCCTTTGAAGCGATATAAGCTAATAGTTCAAGTTGGACCGAGGCTTTACCACCGAATGCCCCTCCAACAAGTGGAGTGTTTACTATGACGTTGCCAATTTCAACATCAAAGTAATCACTTATCAAACGCTTGATCATGAAGGGAGCTTGAGAAGAAGAAGTGATAATAATCTTGCCATCTGATTGAATTTCCGCTAAAGAACATCTTGTTTCCATGGCTGCATGGTCGGAGGGGGAAAAAGAAAACTTTTCCTCAATAATGATTTCGCTCTCTTGCCAACCTGTTTTTCTGTCGCCTTTTCTGATTTTGGTACGATTTGCTATATTTGTGCCTGGCTCGGGAAATACCTCGGATATTTTTTTATAAGTATCTAAATCTGGGTGGAGTAGAGGGGAATTGGAATTTAAAGCTTCCATTGGTGAATTGACAACGGCTAAAGGTTCATAGATAACTTGAATATTGTCAGCTGCAATCTCTGCTTGTTTCATTGTATCAGCAATAACAAGTGCTACGACTTCACCATGATAGCGGACCTTATCTTGAGCTATGGGGTACCGATCCCTGATTTCTTCTCCTGTTAGTGGTAAATTCCCACCTGTTATGATTGCACGAACACCTGGAACTTTTTCAGCTTTGGTTAGATTGATATGTTTAATAAGGGCATGTGCATAAGGACTAATTACCTTTTTAACATGGAGAATTTTCACTTCTTCTCGGTCTCCTGTGTAAATCGCCTGCCCTGTCACCTTTTCCCAAGCATCTTTTCGAATTACCCCTTTTCCGATAATATCCATATAGTCTCCTCATTTTCATTATTATTCTTATTTAATTGTTATCTATTTTGTTTTTCCAAAAAAGATATTCTTCCATATTATCAATATCAACAAACCATTTTTCCACATAAAAAGGAACAAGTATCCCCTGTTCTCTCTTCGCCATTAGAATCTGTCTTGCGCCTCGGTCTCCTCGTAAAAGGTGAATGTCGGAAAAGAGATCTTTGTCAATAAGTATGGGAGGTCGTATACAACCATGAAAACTAGAGGCAACAAAGGAGTAATTAGGGTTTCGTTTGTATATTTCGATGAGTTTGTTTATCATATTTGTTGTTATAAAGGGCTGATCAGCAAGTAAAATTACTACGGCGTCCGAATGTATGTTGTTTGCTGATCGTATACCTGTTTGGAGTGAATGGGATTGACCTGCTTCAGGTTCTTTAATTTCGACCGTAATTATTTTTTCAGAACTAAAACCTGATAAATCCAAGTGGTTTAAATGATTCGAAACAATGATAATATCGTTAAGTTCAGATAGAACCGCTTTTTCTAATCCCCATCTTCCCATTTCTTTATTTCCTAATGTCAATGCTAATTTATTTATACCCATTCGATTACTATTTCCAGCGGCCAGGTATACCCCAGTTATTTTCATTCGGGATGTCCCTTCATTCTTTTATCCTGAATTAATTCGGCTATAATGCTAACTGCAATCTCGAAAGGGCCCTTAGCTCCAATTGATAAACCGATAGGTGAGTGTATATTATTAGGGATTTTCGTGTCAAATAAACTGGCTGTACGTTTTTTGGAACCTAAAATGCCTATATAGGATAATGGCTGATTCATTATTAGTGAAAGTATTTCTTTATCTCTCTGAAAGTTATGAGTCATGATGATAACATAATCATCTTTTTTTAAAGATAATTGTTCCATAATTTCAGATGGGAATCCTATAATATGGCTAACTGCGTCGGGTATATTATTTTCGTTACAAAGCTCGGACCTCCAATCGCAAACAGTAACTGAAAACCCTATTGAGGTAGCCATAGTGACAACTGGATATACATCACATCCAGCTCCAAAAATGATTAAACGCGGTTTAGGTATAATCTTTTGCCTATAAATAAAGCTAACATCATTTTGTTTGGGTTCATTAGTATACTCATCCTCTGGCCGGAAAGAATACCCCAATAAGTTCCAATCATCATCTAACTTAATTTGATGGACGATCACCTTAGCTTCTTTAATGGAAGCCAATACATATGAAAGATTTTCTTTTAATTTATGGTCCACATACTCCAGTAATATATAGAGAGTTCCGTTACAACCTGTTCCAATTCCCCATTCTGGATCTTCATCACTTTCCATGTGATATACAAAGGTCTCTGTATTTTTCCTTTCAAACACTCTGCAAGAATGAAGAATAAGATCTTCCTCGATACACCCAACACTAATAACGCCTGAAGATGTACCATCTTTTTTTATAAGCATGGAGGTACCTTCACGCAAGTATGCTGAACCTTCCACGTGAATGATGGTAGCCAATACACACTCCATGGATATGGATTGAATTTCTTCAAGGATAGTGTACATTTGATTCACTTGTCATCCCCCTGGTTTTCGATGAGTTCATTCATTCTATTAATATCATTATGTTGATTTATAAAAAAAATGTGTTTATATAGAAATAGAATTATTCTAGTGTGTGCTGAGCACATGGGAAATGTAGTTTTTCTTGAATTGCTTTAAAGGCTCTCGGTCATTTAATCCTTGTATGCAAGAGAGTGTCCCATTCGATGGTTTAAAAAAGGGGAGGGATATACATGTATTCCTATTTTATTGGTAAACAAAAAGGAGCAAAAATTTTGCTCCTAAATCCAATCTTATTTGTTTTCCTTTTGAATGAATGTTATCTTTTCGATAACGCAGACCAAGTATTTTCTAACCACTTATCAAAATCTGCCCCTTTTTCACCCTCATAGGTATCATAAATATCCATTCTCATTTTCTGAAGTTTATCTTTGAATTCAGTATAT
This sequence is a window from Brevibacillus sp. JNUCC-41. Protein-coding genes within it:
- a CDS encoding xanthine dehydrogenase family protein molybdopterin-binding subunit, producing MDIIGKGVIRKDAWEKVTGQAIYTGDREEVKILHVKKVISPYAHALIKHINLTKAEKVPGVRAIITGGNLPLTGEEIRDRYPIAQDKVRYHGEVVALVIADTMKQAEIAADNIQVIYEPLAVVNSPMEALNSNSPLLHPDLDTYKKISEVFPEPGTNIANRTKIRKGDRKTGWQESEIIIEEKFSFSPSDHAAMETRCSLAEIQSDGKIIITSSSQAPFMIKRLISDYFDVEIGNVIVNTPLVGGAFGGKASVQLELLAYIASKAVNGRLVKVENSREEDILTSPCHIGLDATIKLGCTQSGLLKVAELTYLWDGGAYADKATDLSRAGAVDCTGPYNIENIWCDSLCMYTNHPYASPYRGFAHSEVLFAFERTMDSLSKKLGMDPLELREMNAILPGHSTPTQVKLNSSTVGNLPECIQVLKKKMNWEEGQLVKINDKIIRAKGIACIWKTSTIDTNAGSGVILTFNPDGSVNLMSGVVEIGTGTKTILAQIVSDKLKVPIDRVNVQLKVNTQNTPEHWKTVASRGTLMAGRAAIQAAEDALLQIKKLASCVLRAPIEDIVLGQERVFMKGEPNIEIPFKRLVYGYTYPDGSTIGGQIIGRGQYTIPHITNLDPDTGAGRPGPEWTVGAQGVEVEYDINEYTYKIVRAISVIDAGKVLNQKTAEGQIMGAMSMGIAFGGRETFYFDQLGRVLNPQLRTYRPLRYGENPEYICEFVETPQLDAPYGARGLGEHGLLGMPAALGNSLSLAAGIPLNQLPLLPELIWRGKRGRRA
- a CDS encoding nucleotidyltransferase family protein gives rise to the protein MKITGVYLAAGNSNRMGINKLALTLGNKEMGRWGLEKAVLSELNDIIIVSNHLNHLDLSGFSSEKIITVEIKEPEAGQSHSLQTGIRSANNIHSDAVVILLADQPFITTNMINKLIEIYKRNPNYSFVASSFHGCIRPPILIDKDLFSDIHLLRGDRGARQILMAKREQGILVPFYVEKWFVDIDNMEEYLFWKNKIDNN
- a CDS encoding XdhC family protein; translated protein: MYTILEEIQSISMECVLATIIHVEGSAYLREGTSMLIKKDGTSSGVISVGCIEEDLILHSCRVFERKNTETFVYHMESDEDPEWGIGTGCNGTLYILLEYVDHKLKENLSYVLASIKEAKVIVHQIKLDDDWNLLGYSFRPEDEYTNEPKQNDVSFIYRQKIIPKPRLIIFGAGCDVYPVVTMATSIGFSVTVCDWRSELCNENNIPDAVSHIIGFPSEIMEQLSLKKDDYVIIMTHNFQRDKEILSLIMNQPLSYIGILGSKKRTASLFDTKIPNNIHSPIGLSIGAKGPFEIAVSIIAELIQDKRMKGHPE